TCGTCGCTCTCTGCAGCGGCCTCGATCATCTTTTCATGAAGCTCTTCAGCATCCGATTTTAAATTTGCGGAAATTTCTCCAGCCGTTCCCTGGCCGTTTCCATCCACCTGGTAGATGTATTCCTTCATGGATACAATGTCGACTATCCGGTTGAACCCGGGACCGGGATTGACCGGTATCTGAATGGGAAGGGCTTTATTGCCAAACCGGTCCTGGATGGCTTTCAGGACATCAATTGCTTTCGAGTGTTCCTTGCCGGCGCGGTTCACCAGGATAACCAGAGGTTTCTTCCTGTTTTCGCAGAGATCCCAGACTGTTTCGGTGCCGATCTCAAGTCCGGTCAGCGCATCCACGGTAATCACGGCGCAATCCGCCCCCCGCATGCCGCAAATCACTTCTCCGACAAAATCGGCATAGCCCGGAGTATCGATAATATTCAGCTTGCGCCCCTGCCATTCAGTCTGGACTATCGAGGCGCTGATGGATATCTTGCGAGCGATCTCATCTTCAAGGTAATCTGATTTGGTATTGCCTTCATCGATCTTTCCCATGCGGGGTGTTGCACCACTGGTAAACAGAATGGCCTCGGTCATGGTGGTTTTGCCCGAGGCGCCGTGACCAAGAAAAACCACATTACGAATGTCTCTGGTGTCGTAAACTTTCACCGGTGTTTCTCCCGAAAAATGATTTTTAATTGATTAGATTATTCAAAGGGAAATGATATTGATGCATCTTGGGAATATCTTTTGAATTTACCATATCATTGAGGATATGTCAAGAAAAGGTTAAGCTCCAGGCTCTCTTTCCTTCTGGAATTGCGGTATTTTTGGGGGGCATCGCTGCAGATACTATACCCGGGTAAAGAAAACTATGGGAAGGTATTGAGATCAGGTATTTGGTGCCGAAGGGGGGATTTGAACCCCCACAGGCTTGCGCCCGCCGGTCCCTGAAACCGGTGCGTCTACCAATTCCACCACTTCGGCCCCGAATGGTCAAAATATATTTTAAAAAGGGAGAAAAATCAACAGAAAAGTCTAGTGCATTTTCCTTTGGCTTTATATCTTTTCCTTTTATTCTGGATTCTCAGCCCTGAATTCTTTTTGGTTATGTCATTTGGAAAGTATTTTTGAAAATATGCTCCTTGATTGCACATTTAGATCCTGAAACGAGTTCAGGATGTAGCGGACTCTTCGACAGGCTCAGAGTCCTCTGACCGAGCACTGAGCTTGTCGAAGTGCACGTGTCATGCCGAACTTGTTGCCGCTTCGCGGGAACGATGAAACCGTTTCGGCATCTATAATACGATCACGAACCTTATCTAATGGCATAGCCCTGTATTCTTTTTCTATTTCTTTACCAGGTCCTCACGGATCGGCGAGAAGAAATCGAGGAGCACCGATGGTTCCTCGAATGTCCAGGCGTTGTGCTCGATCCCGATCGGGGCGCGGTAGAAATCGCCGGGCATCAAAGTCCGCACCTCATCGCCCACTTTGAAACCCATCTTTCCGCTGACCAGATACCCCATCTGCTCGTGCTTCTCATGGGTGTGGAGCGGGAAGACCTTGTGGGGCGGGAAATGGTAGATGATCGCCTGGATGTTTTCGGCTGTATAGATCGCGCGCCAGACGTTCCCTTCCACAATCTCGGATTTCAGGTCTCTCTCGTTGAAGAAATGCTTGATGTCATCCGGGATCATTAAAGGTTCTCCTTCGAATTGGCAAGTATCGGGATGGCTTTCTGAACCCAGGCGAATTCCGGATCGGTTATGGGGTTCTGCTTACGGATATTTCCGGCCAGAAACCAGATGTAGAACATGGTATATCCCGGCGCGGTCACCAGCGTATGGTAGCCGTCCGGCATGAGAATTACAGTTTCGTCGGTGATTACATCGGCGCGGTCATAGGCGCCCGGTTTATAATGACGGTCCAGGCCGAAACCCTCGGCCGGAGAAACCTTGTAGTAATAGATTTCCTCCATGTACACTTCACGGGGCAAGTCGTCCTTTTCATGCTTGTGAGGCGGGAATGTTGCCCAGTTCCCCGATGGTACTATGGTCTCTCCGACAAACAGGCGCTGGGCAGGACGGTCATCGAGGAGGATGCCTTTGAAAAAGCGGGTGAAATTGGTGGCGCCCCAGGTTCCGGTGGAAACCTGGTCGGGGCTGATGACATACGGTTCCCCCTTGAGGTCGCTTTTCGCGCAGCAGACCGCGATCTCGCAGGGGCCGTTCTCCGCGGTTACCTCGTAATCCGAATTGAAAGGCGCATAAAGAGAAAATCCCTTTCCGGCGAACGGGTTCGGCCTTCCTCCCAGGATACCCAAGCTTTTGCCGTTCACTATGAACGTGACTTTGCCGCCCAGAATGTCGAACAGCACCTCATGTTCTGCCGTATTACCCGTATAGGACTCTCCGGCGCCGAGGACTATCTTGTGGAAATTCAGGAGCTTCATTCCTGAAGCATCGATTTTGTTGAATCCCTTGCCGTTCGGTACTTTCTGAAACATTTCCATGAGAGCGCTCCTTCATAAGGTTATCAGAGAATGTTCATCCGGTAAGTATTTCTTGAAAATAGTAAGTTAATGGGGAAAAAAGAAATTTCTCCAATATTTTCTGGTGTTTTTAAACCTCACCCCTTGTTCCCCTCTCCTAGTCAGGAGAGGGGATAACTCATTGCTGGCTATTTTGTTACCCTCTCCTAATTAGGAGAGGGTGGCCAAAAGCCGGGTGAGGTTTTCGACAGAGTTGGAAGCATTGTTACACTATTTGCCTGATCATCTTGATAGTGTCCGTATATTTTTAAAAATATCCTACATTCTACCATACAGAGCAAGCGCTTTATCATCCCGGAATTCGTATTTTGAACCGATTTCTCCTTGCGCAGCCCGGATGTTTTCCATTATTATCTCTTTCACCATACAGTTTGCTCCCCAGGAGAGATAGGGATGTTTCATGGAGAACACGCTTTCATTCAATAATGAAGACGATCTGGAATATTTCCTGAGCATACCGTACGCCGAAACAGTCGAATTGATGAAACGGCTGGACGGTGATTTCATGATTCTCGGCATCGGGGGTAAAATGGGACCCACGCTCGGAAGGATGATCGTGCTGGCCGCAGAAGAAGCAGGCATTTCTAAAAAAGTGTACGGTGTATCCCGATTTTCCAACCGTCACCTCATCCCCCGACTGGAAAACTGGGGGATACGGTGCATTTCCTGCGATCTTTTGCATCCCGAAGAGGCGGCGCGCCTGCCGAAAGTGAAAAATATCATCTTCATGGCAGGCAGGAAATTCGGCCAGACAGGTTCGGATTACCTTACCTGGGCGTTGAATGTCATCGTTCCCAACAATGCCGCCGCCTGTTTCACCGAATCCAGGTTCGTGGTTTTCTC
The sequence above is a segment of the Candidatus Latescibacter sp. genome. Coding sequences within it:
- a CDS encoding cupin domain-containing protein, which produces MIPDDIKHFFNERDLKSEIVEGNVWRAIYTAENIQAIIYHFPPHKVFPLHTHEKHEQMGYLVSGKMGFKVGDEVRTLMPGDFYRAPIGIEHNAWTFEEPSVLLDFFSPIREDLVKK
- a CDS encoding 5-deoxy-glucuronate isomerase, giving the protein MEMFQKVPNGKGFNKIDASGMKLLNFHKIVLGAGESYTGNTAEHEVLFDILGGKVTFIVNGKSLGILGGRPNPFAGKGFSLYAPFNSDYEVTAENGPCEIAVCCAKSDLKGEPYVISPDQVSTGTWGATNFTRFFKGILLDDRPAQRLFVGETIVPSGNWATFPPHKHEKDDLPREVYMEEIYYYKVSPAEGFGLDRHYKPGAYDRADVITDETVILMPDGYHTLVTAPGYTMFYIWFLAGNIRKQNPITDPEFAWVQKAIPILANSKENL